The Gemmatimonadales bacterium region CTCGTTGCAGTCGCCGCGGCGCTCCTCCAGCACCTGCACGGCGCTGGGCACGCTGATCGTGATTTCCTTCTTGAGGTTGTCGTGCACCCAGCGGGTCAGCAGCTCGGCCACCGGGCCGGCGCGCCGCTCGCGGCCGGCGATCTGCCGCGCCTGGGCCTGGACGCGCGGATCGTCCGACTGCACCAGGGGCTCCGGCGCGAGGTCGGCCGCGAGCGCCGTGTCGGTCACCGGCAGCCGGGCGTCGTAGCGGGGCTGCCCCCGGCCGAGCACCCCGCCGACGCCGGTCTCGCGGCGCACGACCAGCGTGTCGCCGGCCAGGCTCTGCCGCCCGCCCGCCAGGTCGAAGCCCGCGAGCGGCACGTCGCCCAGCACGACCCGCAGCACGTCCAGGTCGTGCGGCTGGAGCGGCACGTTCGCGGCGATGGCGGTGGCCGCCACGACGTCGCCGCCGGCGCCGGCGGCCACCCGCGTGGCCGCGCTGCGCCGCCAGTTCTCGACCGCCATCTCGAAGGGCATCCGGTCCATCCGGAACCCGATGGGCGAAACGGCGCTCACCACCCGGCCCTGGCGGTCGATCCAGGATTCGGTCGCGATGCCGTCCGACTCCTCGGCCACCTTCCAGGCCGTGAGGCTGTCGAGGTGCGCCGGCACCCAGCGCCCGGCCGCGGAGTCGCGCCGGGCGCTGTCGGGCACCACCAGCGTGCTCTCGGCCAGCACCCGCACCGTCACGTCGCGCTCCTCCATCCACCGCGGGTCGAACACCCGCACCGCGTACGTCTTGCCGGGCGCGAGCTGGTGACCGAAGGCGAGCTGCAGGGGGAGCAGCGAGTTCATCACGATGGGGTGCCGGAGGCCGACGCGCATCGTCTGCGGGCGCGCGGTGCCGGCGTCGAGCGCCACGCTCAGCACGGTGTCGCCCTCGACGGTGCCCTGCGCGCGGAACGCGGCGCCGGGTGCGTCGAGCGAGGCTGCGAAGCCCTTGAGCCGCAGATCGCGCGTGAGGCGGACGTCGGTGGCGATCTGGGTGCGCTGCACCTTCCCGAGGGCCTCCACGTCCACGACCATCAGGTCCTGCACCCGGAGACCCTCGGGGGTCGTGTCCACGGTGCTCGAGGCGTAGCCGATCGGGCCGGCGCCCAGCGAGACGGCGTAGAACTCCGCCCCGGGGCCGACGCGCAGGGTCGCCTCCTCGAGCCGCACGGCGCTGGGCTTGAAGTACTCGCGGCGCACGAGCAGGGCCACCCCCGCCGCCCACGCGGCGAGGATCAGGACCGCCAGCGTCGTGCGGTTCAGGAGGGGCTGCCTCGCGCCAACCGGGCCTGGAAGACGTCGCGCTCCGCGTCGCTCTCCACCACGATGACCACCGTGGCGGGATGCGCGGCGATGCGCCCGTGCTCCCATACGGCCGCCAGGAGCGTCTCGGCGGCGTCGTCCAGGCTGAGCTGGCCGGCGCCGATGCCGAGCGGCGGCGTGGCCAGCGTCGCGATGCGCCACTGATCGGCCTGACGCAGCGCCGCCACGGCGGCGCGCCGCACGCCGCCCTTCGTGACCGGCTCGGCGCTGGTCATCACCACGGCGTGCACCACCAGCTCGGCCGGAAGGTCGCCGGCCGGCGTGACGACCGCGGCGCCCACGCCCAGCTCGCGCTGGACCCGGCACAGGTCGCGAAACTGCGGCCCTGCAGCCAGCTCGAGGCGGCGCAGGGCCGGCGTGATGGCTTTGAGATTACCGTTCGTGGGCCGCACCACCGCGTCCGCCGCGGCGGACCCGAGGTCGTCCACGATGATGCGGACTACCGTCGGCCGACCTCGCGGGCGCGGCGGTACATGTAGGCGGCGTCGTCCGGCCGGGCGAGGCGGTCGTAGATGATGCCCAGGCCGTACAGCGCGCGCGGATTGGCCGGCTGCAGCTCGGCCGCGCGCCGGTACGAGGCGAGCGCCCCGTCGAGATCGTCCACGTGGTTCAGGGCCTCGCCGAGGTAGTAGTACCCGGCGCCGCGCGCGGGCTCCACTTCGAGCGCGCGCCGGAGGTGCGGGATCGCCTCGCTCCACAGCCCTTTCTTGGTCATCACCACGCCGAGATTGAACAGCGCCTCGCCGTTGGACGGCTCGACGCGGAGCACGGCCTTCAGGTCGCGCTCGGCCGCCGCGTAGCGGCCCAGCGCGCCCAGCAGGGTGCCGCGGCTCACCAGCGACGCGCGGTTCTCGGGATCGATGTCGAGCGCGCGATCCAGCTCGGCCAGGGCCCCCGCGTGATTCCCCTCCGCATCCAGCACCAGCGCCAGCGCGTGGCGGGCGCGGACGTGCGCCGGCGCGCTCGCGAGCAGCTGGAGGTACAGGGCCTTCGCCTCGTCGCAGCTGCCGGCCTCGGCGGCGGCATGGGCCGCGTCGAACAGGATCTCGATCGGATCGGGCGGAGGGGGAGCGATGGCCACCGGCGCGGCGGCCTCCTGCGCGGCCACCGCCGCCGTCGCGGTGTCGCTCACGACCCCGGCGGCTGGCTCGGCGGGTGCGCGCAGCTCGAGCTGTGCCGGGTCGTTGCTGGGGAGCAGGATCTCCCCGGCCTCGGGGACCTCGTCGAGCGCCAGGCCCGGGCCGGGAATCACCGACCACGGGTCCAGCCCCTCCAGCTCGAGCACCGGCGCCGGGGCCGGGGGCCGATCCACGACCACCGGCACGTACGCCGGGGCGAATGGGGCGTCGGCCGTTGCGTAGGTCGGCGGCACGTCGCTCACGTCCGGCCCGTGAGTCGGGGAGAGTACCGCCGCGAGCAGCGCTGCATCTGGGGCATATCGCCTGCCGTTGCCGTTGCCATTCCCGTTGCCATTCCCGTTGCCTGGCCGCGGCAGCCGCAGCCGCCGCCTCGAGCGACCCATCCCCTCACTCCTTCCGCTTGCGCCGAGAGGCGCGCACGCGTCCGCGCGCTCTGGCCCTGCCCGCCTCCGCCGCCCCCGTCTCGGCGCGCAGCCAGTCGAGGTAGGGCCTGTAGCCGCCCGCGATCGGAAGGGCGACCAGCTCCGGCACCTCGTACGGGTGCAGCGCGGGCAGCGCCGCGGCCAACGCCGCCCAGCGCGTGGCCGTCGTCTTCAAAATGACGACCACTTCTTCCTCTTCGGTCACCGCGCCGTGCCACCAGTACGTCGAGGCGGCGCCGGGAAGGACGGTCCCGCAAGCCACCAGGCGCCGCTCCACCAGCGTCCGCACCAGACGCTTCGCCGCCTCCGCCGACGGCGCCGTCGTGAGCGCCGCCAGAAACGGAGTCAATGAGTCGTCGCGTTTCATCTGGTCACGGCTTTCGGCGCGGACAGCGAAAATGCAGATCGAACGGGGATGGCGCAAGAGCTAGAGGGGTGAGGGGTTAGCGTGCCGGGGCGATCCGCCGGGGCCGGTGACCTGGGGCACAGCCGTCCCCGCCATTCCGACCCTAACTTTGGGGATTAGACGGCATTATCTTCCGCCGCCGATTCCCCACGCCCTGAGCACGTGTTGAAGGTGGCTGCCCGCGCACGCCGGGGCGGCGTGCGCCCGCGTGGCGATCGACGCTCACCTTCTCAAGGAGTTCGGCCGATGATCGGTCTTGCCCGGCTGGCGTTCGCCGGCACGGCGGCGACCCTGGCGTTCGGCCCCGGCCTGCGCGGCGCGGCCGGACCGGCCGCGCCGCGCACCCGCACGTACTACGTCGCGGCGGACACCGTGGTGTGGGACTACGCGCCGGGCGGCGACACCAACCGCATCACGGGACAGCCGTACGACAGCGTGGCGCGGATGCTCGTCGGCAACGATTCCGTCAACATCGGCCGCCGCTACCTCAAGTCCATCTATCGCGAGTACACCGACTCGACCTTCACGACGCTCGAGCCGCGCGCCGCGGCTTGGGAGCACCTGGGCATCCTCGGCCCGCTGCTCCGCGCCGTCGTGGGCGACACCATCCGCGTGGTGTTCCGGAACAACACGCCGCATCCGGCCTCGATGCACCCGCACGGCGTGTTCTACACGAAGGCGAACGAGGGATCGCCCTACGCCGACTCGACGGCCGGCGCCGACAAGACTGACGACGCGGTGCCGCCCGGCGGCACGCATACGTACGTCTGGCCCGTTCCCGAGCGCGCCGGCCCGGGCCCCGGCGACGGCAGCTCGATCATGTGGATGTACCACTCGCACAGCAACGACGAGCGCGACGTGGACGCCGGCCTCGTGGGGCCGATCATCGTGACGGCCCGCGGCATGGCGCGCGCCGACGGCACGCCGAAGGACGTGGACCGGGAGTTCGTCGTCGCGTTCGCCGAGTTCGACGAGAGCCAGAGCTGGTACCTCGGCGAGAACATCCGCCGCTACGCCCCCCAGGAGAAGATCGTCAAGAGCCCCTTCGGCGAGGACGCGGGGATTCCGCACCCCGAGGGCAACTTCAAGGAGAGCATGAACGGGTACCTGTACGGCCACCTGCCGGGCCTGACGATGAAGGTGGGCGAGCGGGTGCGCTGGTACCTGATGGCGACGACCGGCTTCGAGATCCACTCGCCGCACTGGCACGGCAACACGGTCCTCGTCAATCGCATGCGGACCGACGTGACGGCGCTGCTGCCGATGGGCATGGTGACGGCGGACATGGTGCCCGACGATCCGGGCATCTGGCTGTTCCACTGCCACAACGGGCCGCACCTCATCATGGGGATGCAGGCGCTCTACCACGTGCTGCCGCGGTGAGGCGACGATGAGGGTGATCCTCTGGACCGCCGCGCTGCTGGCGCTGGGCGCGGGGGGCCGCGCGCGGGCCCAGTCGGCCCCGTCCGCGGAGGCACAGATCGCGCCGCTGCTCGACAGCCAGGTGGTGGCGGCGAACGCGCACGACACCGACCGCTTCCTGAGGACGTTCGTGCACGATTCGACGCTCGTGCAGGTCTTCAACGGCGAGGTGACGCTCGGCTATCCGGCCGTCCGCGCGCTGCAGCTCCGGTGGTGGCAGAACGGCCGCAGCGACGTCGTCTATCGGCGTGCCGCGCCGCCGAGCTTTCTGGTGCTCGATTCGGGCGCCGTGGTCGTCACGCAGCCGCTGACGGCGGAGCGCACGGCCGCCGACGGCCGGGTGGCGCGCCGCACCATCGCGGTGACGATGGTCTGGCAGAAGCGGGATGAGGGCTGGCGCGTCGCCTACCAGCACGAGTCCAGTGCGCCCTGAGCACGTGACCGCCTCGCGGGAGTCGCGCCGCTGCCGCCATCGCGCCCGACGGCTTCCGATGCTCGTGCCGGCTGATCGGCCTCGCGGAGGCGGTGCACCGGTGCGCTGGGCGCCGCTCGCGAAGGACGCCTGCGATCTGCCGCCCTGGCAGGCCGCGGCGCGTCGTGCCGAGCAGCCAGTCAGCATCGGCGAGCCTTACGACGTTCGCGTGCAGTCGGCCGACTCGGCGACGACGACGCTCGAGCTCAGGACGCAGGGTGGCAGACTGGTCGCCGGGCAGGCGATCAGGTTCGTGAGGTAGGGGCCGGGACAGGGCTAAGGGCCGCGGGACGGGCGGGCGAGCACCGCGATCCGGCCGTCGGCCTGGGCCACGAGCAGCTGCGAGCCTCGCGCGGCGACGCCGACCGGGTGCACGAGGCCGGGCACGGCGTAGGCTGCGACCAGCGTCCGGGCGCCGAGATCCACGACCAGCAGGGTGGAATACGCGGCGCTCACGGCGTACAGCCGGCCGCCGGCCACGGTTGCGCCCGTCACGAGATAGTCCGCCAGACTGCGACTGGGACCCGAAAGGGTCTGCCCTGCGCCCAGCCTCGGCTCGAATTCCGACGACAACGTCATGTCACTCCGGGCAAACTCGGAGACCACCATCTGGTGGTGCCTCGGATTCGGCACGCTCACCGTGATCAGCTCCTGCGTTGCCCGATCGAAGGCCAGCGAGAGCACGTACATCTGGTGGGCACGCACCGTCTGGAAGCGGCCGATTCCAACCTCGCCCACGTGTCCGTCGGAAACGAGGAAGTGCCGCCATTCCGAGTCGGACGCCGCCGGCACGGATGGCATCAACAGAACCCAGCTCTTGTCGTTCGACACCACGGCCAGGGTGTCCCCCAGGAACGCCGCGCCGGCGAGCGGCGTCAGGTCCACGCTGAATCCGGGATCGATCACGACGTGGTGCAGCACGCGTGCGAGCATGCTGTCGAGCAGGTAGACGCCGTAACGGTCGGTCGTGACCAGGAGGCGGCCCGAGGCGGAGTCGCGGGCGAGGCCGCTTGGTGCGCCGTTGAGGGCCGGGCCGATCCGCTCCCAGCCCGTGACGGCGAGGACCGGCAACCCGGCCAGCGGGCCGCGCGCCGGGTCCGGATCGGCGGCGCGCGCGTCGGGCCGCGGGATCGTCCACGAGCCGCGCAACGAGACGTAGTACGGCTCCAGCTCCTCGAAGGACCACACCCAGTGCTTCGGGTTCCACGACAGGCGGACCGGATCGCCCTGGCCGAACCACGGCGGCGGTCCGGTCGAGGCGAACGCCTGCAGCGCGTTGGCCGCGATCACGACGACGAACAGCCCGGTGGCGAAGCGGCCCACCCTGCCGGGCTCGCGCACGCCCTCGGCCGGGGCGGTGGCACTCGTGTCACGTCGGGATCCAGCGGGCGGCGCGACCGCCGCTGCGGTGGCAGGCCGAACGGCGTCCGGCGCGATCTCGCGCACGAACAACAGGAGCACGCCGATCACCGCCAGCGCGATCACGTAGATGACCAGCGCCCAGATGTAGGTGTGCACGCCGAGGATCGGCGCGCTGAAACCCTGGCCCACGTCGCGGGCCGCATGCAGCCCGGAGTGGCGCAGTGACATGTAGATGCCCCACACGGCGATCAGGACGGCCATGCCGAGGTAGCGGGGGCGCGGCCCGTAGCGGACCACGAACAACCCCACGAGCGCGATCAGGATCATGCCGATGCGCTCCGCCCAGCACAGGATGCAGGGCGAATCGCCGTGAAGCACCCCGAGAAGCACCGCGCCCAGCACGGGTCCGCCGATCAGCACGACGACGACCCAGGCCAGCACCGCCCGCAGCCGGTCCTCGCTGAGCGGCCTCACAGGTTCACGCCGGGGACGAGGGAGCCGTGGCTGCCGATGAAGAAGGTCAGCGCCATCAGGAAGCAGCAGATCACGAGGAGCGTGAAGGCCAACCGCTCGCGCTCGGGTCGGCGCCAGAGCAGCCACGCGGCCCACAGAATCAGCAGCAGGTTCAGGAACTCCATGGCTCAAGTGTCCGCCCGGCGCCGGTCGGCCGCAAGAGGCGAGTGGCCGCGGTGACCGCGGTCTGCCGGCGATCCCTCGCGCCCTTGCCTGCGTTTGGGCTCCGACGTTGATTGCACCCGTTCCCTTTCCCTAATAGAGCGAACGTGCAGGCCGGCGACCGTCTTGGGCCGCGGCGTATCTCGACCGAGCGAGCGCCGGGTGGCCGGCGTGCCGGGAGGACGCAGTGCACGACGAGACGTTCAATCTCGAGATCCGGAAGTTCCTCAAGGTCTTCGGCATCACCGCGCAGCGCGAGATCGAGCGTGCGGTGATGTCAGCCCGAGGTGCCGGGAAGCTCAAGGGCACCGAGGCGCTGCAGGCGCGTGCCGTGTTGACGATCGAGGGCCTCGGGACGCTGGCCACCATCGACGGAGAGATCCGGCTCGAATGACCGACGTGCTCGGCACGCTACCGTCCGCGCCGCGTTTCCGCGCGGCGCTCGCGCGATTGGGGCACCCGCATGAATGACGCGGTGAGCCGTCTGGGCTCCGCCCTGGCCGGCCGCTACCGCATCGAGCGGGAGCTCGGCGCCGGCGGCATGGCCACGGTCTATCTCGCCCACGACGAGCGGCACGACCGGAAGCTCGCACTCAAGGTCCTGCGGCCGGAGCTCTCCGCCATCCTGGGCGGCGAGCGATTCCTGGCCGAGATCAAGACCACCGCCAACCTCCAGCACCCGCACATCCTCTCGCTGTTCGACTCGGGCGAGGCCGACGGCCTGGTCTACTACGTCATGCCGTATGTCGAGGGCGAGAGCCTGCGCGACCGGCTGACGCGCGAGAAGCAGCTGCCGGTCGAGGAGGCGATCGCGATCGCGCGGGAGGTGGCGGACGCGCTGAGCTACGCGCATGGCCACGGCGTGGTGCACCGGGACATCAAGCCCGAGAACATCATGCTGGCGGGCGGGCACGCGCTGGTGGCCGACTTCGGCATCGCCCTGGCGGCGAGCCGGACTGGCGGCGGGACGCGGCTGACCGAGACGGGAATGTCGCTCGGCACGCCGCACTACATGGCGCCGGAGCAGGCCATGGGGGAGCGGGAGATCACCCCCAAGGCCGACATCTACGCGCTGGGCTGCGTGACGTACGAGATGCTGGCGGGAGAGCCGCCGTTCACGGGGCCGACGGCGCAGGCGATCATCGCGCAGGTGCTGACCGAGGAGCCGCGGAGCCTCACGCTGCAGCGCCGGACGATTCCACCCCACGTCCAGGCGGCGGTGGAGTGCGCGCTGCAGAAGCTGCCGGCCGACCGGTTCGCCACGGCCGCGCTGTTCGCGGAGGCGCTGCAGAAGCCGGACGCGCCGGCACGCCGACGCGCCGACGCACCGGCGCCGAGCGCCCTCGCCGCGGCGCGGCGCCCGCTCTACGCGGCGTTGGCGCTGTGCGCGGTGCTGGGGGTGGCGGCCCTCGTGGGCTGGCTTCGCCCGCGGTCGGCGCCCGCCACCAGCCGGCAGCGCGTCGTGCTGTGGCACTACCCCCTCGGGCAGCTGCTCGATCCCGGCCTCCAGCACCCGGGGACGCAGGCCGCCATCGCCCCCGACGGCTCGAGCATCGTCTACACGGACTCGACCGGCGGCACGCTGCACCTGGTGCGCAAGATGCGGGACGCGGACGTGGCCACGCCGATGGCGGGAACCGAGGGTGCGCTCTCCCCCTTCTTCTCTCCGGACGGCCGCTGGGTGGGCTATGCGACCGCCTTCGGCACGCTCCGGAAAGTGCCGGTGGACGGCGGCGGGTCCGTCACCCTCGTCGCGCACACCGACCCGGTGTACGCGGCGGCGGCTTGGCTCGAGGACGGCACGATCGTCTTCATGGGGGCCCACGGCCCGAACCGCATCAGCGCGGCGGGGGGGGCGAGCCGGGCGCTCTTCCGCGACTCGACGCGGGCCGCGAGGTCCGTCCTCACGCTCTGGCCGCTGCCGGGGAGCCGGGGCTTCCTGTACACGCTCTGCCCGGCCAACTGCGCCATAGGCTCGGATGTCTACGTCTTCGATTTCGCCGCCGACTCCGGCCGGCTCCTCGTCGCGAACGCCGCCGGGGCCTGGTACGCGCCTCCCGGCTACCTGCTCTACACCGACCGGGCGGGCGGTCTCTTCGCTGCGGGGTTCGACGCGACGAAGCTGCGACTGACGTCCGAAGCGGTACCGGTGATTCCGGACGTCGTGCCGGGCACGTTCACCCTGTCGGCCTCCG contains the following coding sequences:
- a CDS encoding transglutaminase-like domain-containing protein; this translates as MALLVRREYFKPSAVRLEEATLRVGPGAEFYAVSLGAGPIGYASSTVDTTPEGLRVQDLMVVDVEALGKVQRTQIATDVRLTRDLRLKGFAASLDAPGAAFRAQGTVEGDTVLSVALDAGTARPQTMRVGLRHPIVMNSLLPLQLAFGHQLAPGKTYAVRVFDPRWMEERDVTVRVLAESTLVVPDSARRDSAAGRWVPAHLDSLTAWKVAEESDGIATESWIDRQGRVVSAVSPIGFRMDRMPFEMAVENWRRSAATRVAAGAGGDVVAATAIAANVPLQPHDLDVLRVVLGDVPLAGFDLAGGRQSLAGDTLVVRRETGVGGVLGRGQPRYDARLPVTDTALAADLAPEPLVQSDDPRVQAQARQIAGRERRAGPVAELLTRWVHDNLKKEITISVPSAVQVLEERRGDCNEHTVLYVALARALGLPARTAAGLVYLSGHFYYHAWPEVWLGEWVAVDPTFGQFPADASHLRFVIGGLARQVELLRLIGRLHLTVVGRPG
- a CDS encoding macro domain-containing protein; the protein is MDDLGSAAADAVVRPTNGNLKAITPALRRLELAAGPQFRDLCRVQRELGVGAAVVTPAGDLPAELVVHAVVMTSAEPVTKGGVRRAAVAALRQADQWRIATLATPPLGIGAGQLSLDDAAETLLAAVWEHGRIAAHPATVVIVVESDAERDVFQARLARGSPS
- a CDS encoding tetratricopeptide repeat protein, whose amino-acid sequence is MSDVPPTYATADAPFAPAYVPVVVDRPPAPAPVLELEGLDPWSVIPGPGLALDEVPEAGEILLPSNDPAQLELRAPAEPAAGVVSDTATAAVAAQEAAAPVAIAPPPPDPIEILFDAAHAAAEAGSCDEAKALYLQLLASAPAHVRARHALALVLDAEGNHAGALAELDRALDIDPENRASLVSRGTLLGALGRYAAAERDLKAVLRVEPSNGEALFNLGVVMTKKGLWSEAIPHLRRALEVEPARGAGYYYLGEALNHVDDLDGALASYRRAAELQPANPRALYGLGIIYDRLARPDDAAYMYRRAREVGRR
- the cutA gene encoding divalent cation tolerance protein CutA, with product MKRDDSLTPFLAALTTAPSAEAAKRLVRTLVERRLVACGTVLPGAASTYWWHGAVTEEEEVVVILKTTATRWAALAAALPALHPYEVPELVALPIAGGYRPYLDWLRAETGAAEAGRARARGRVRASRRKRKE
- a CDS encoding multicopper oxidase domain-containing protein — translated: MIGLARLAFAGTAATLAFGPGLRGAAGPAAPRTRTYYVAADTVVWDYAPGGDTNRITGQPYDSVARMLVGNDSVNIGRRYLKSIYREYTDSTFTTLEPRAAAWEHLGILGPLLRAVVGDTIRVVFRNNTPHPASMHPHGVFYTKANEGSPYADSTAGADKTDDAVPPGGTHTYVWPVPERAGPGPGDGSSIMWMYHSHSNDERDVDAGLVGPIIVTARGMARADGTPKDVDREFVVAFAEFDESQSWYLGENIRRYAPQEKIVKSPFGEDAGIPHPEGNFKESMNGYLYGHLPGLTMKVGERVRWYLMATTGFEIHSPHWHGNTVLVNRMRTDVTALLPMGMVTADMVPDDPGIWLFHCHNGPHLIMGMQALYHVLPR
- a CDS encoding nuclear transport factor 2 family protein — translated: MRVILWTAALLALGAGGRARAQSAPSAEAQIAPLLDSQVVAANAHDTDRFLRTFVHDSTLVQVFNGEVTLGYPAVRALQLRWWQNGRSDVVYRRAAPPSFLVLDSGAVVVTQPLTAERTAADGRVARRTIAVTMVWQKRDEGWRVAYQHESSAP
- a CDS encoding disulfide bond formation protein B; the protein is MRPLSEDRLRAVLAWVVVVLIGGPVLGAVLLGVLHGDSPCILCWAERIGMILIALVGLFVVRYGPRPRYLGMAVLIAVWGIYMSLRHSGLHAARDVGQGFSAPILGVHTYIWALVIYVIALAVIGVLLLFVREIAPDAVRPATAAAVAPPAGSRRDTSATAPAEGVREPGRVGRFATGLFVVVIAANALQAFASTGPPPWFGQGDPVRLSWNPKHWVWSFEELEPYYVSLRGSWTIPRPDARAADPDPARGPLAGLPVLAVTGWERIGPALNGAPSGLARDSASGRLLVTTDRYGVYLLDSMLARVLHHVVIDPGFSVDLTPLAGAAFLGDTLAVVSNDKSWVLLMPSVPAASDSEWRHFLVSDGHVGEVGIGRFQTVRAHQMYVLSLAFDRATQELITVSVPNPRHHQMVVSEFARSDMTLSSEFEPRLGAGQTLSGPSRSLADYLVTGATVAGGRLYAVSAAYSTLLVVDLGARTLVAAYAVPGLVHPVGVAARGSQLLVAQADGRIAVLARPSRGP
- a CDS encoding dihydroneopterin aldolase, whose amino-acid sequence is MEFLNLLLILWAAWLLWRRPERERLAFTLLVICCFLMALTFFIGSHGSLVPGVNL
- a CDS encoding DUF6494 family protein, which encodes MHDETFNLEIRKFLKVFGITAQREIERAVMSARGAGKLKGTEALQARAVLTIEGLGTLATIDGEIRLE
- a CDS encoding protein kinase, whose amino-acid sequence is MSRLGSALAGRYRIERELGAGGMATVYLAHDERHDRKLALKVLRPELSAILGGERFLAEIKTTANLQHPHILSLFDSGEADGLVYYVMPYVEGESLRDRLTREKQLPVEEAIAIAREVADALSYAHGHGVVHRDIKPENIMLAGGHALVADFGIALAASRTGGGTRLTETGMSLGTPHYMAPEQAMGEREITPKADIYALGCVTYEMLAGEPPFTGPTAQAIIAQVLTEEPRSLTLQRRTIPPHVQAAVECALQKLPADRFATAALFAEALQKPDAPARRRADAPAPSALAAARRPLYAALALCAVLGVAALVGWLRPRSAPATSRQRVVLWHYPLGQLLDPGLQHPGTQAAIAPDGSSIVYTDSTGGTLHLVRKMRDADVATPMAGTEGALSPFFSPDGRWVGYATAFGTLRKVPVDGGGSVTLVAHTDPVYAAAAWLEDGTIVFMGAHGPNRISAAGGASRALFRDSTRAARSVLTLWPLPGSRGFLYTLCPANCAIGSDVYVFDFAADSGRLLVANAAGAWYAPPGYLLYTDRAGGLFAAGFDATKLRLTSEAVPVIPDVVPGTFTLSASGAALYVTTAGPSVPAELMWVSRNGAAVPFDSTWRADFQYPALSPDGRMLAVSVRDATTQLWIRRADGTRQRLTQDGTVNWRPAWTRDGHAVVFSSNRRGTGAQADFDLYEMPVSGTAPATLLQHWSYPVWEGQISPDGSWLVWRADEANEASHIRGRRVAGDTAVVPLVVGPGATTQIALSPDGRWLAFTGDATGREEIYAAPFPGIAFTRQVSRDGGTEPRWAHSGRELFYRTQDRLMVVPVAPGPALALGLPRALFATVGYRAARNRQEYDVAPDDRRFLMILDLALSTNSVVYVEHWLPELRAKVRSSR